Genomic DNA from Lactuca sativa cultivar Salinas chromosome 8, Lsat_Salinas_v11, whole genome shotgun sequence:
CTGAAATGTGCAGGTGGGGAACACCTCCCGACGATGTGACATTTACAACGCTCTTCTCTTGTTGCAACGAGACCCTGATGACAAAAGCAATAACTCAAGTGCATTCCCATGTTATCAAACTGGGATTTAATTACACCCTTAAGGTTTGCAACAGTTTACTTGATGCTTACTGCAAAACTGGCACCCTTGAGTTGGCTAATCGAGTTTTCACAGAGATGCTGACAAGGGATTCCGTGACATTCAATGCAATGATTACCGGATACTCAAATGAAGGCTTGAACAACCAAGCGATAAACCTCTTCATAGAAATGCAAAATTCGGGTATGATCCCATCTGAGTATACTTTTGCAGCAGTCATATGTGCCACCATGGGGCTAAACGATGTTCCTTTAGGGCTTCAATTTCATACTCTTGTTATCAAATCCAACTTTATTTGGAACATATTTGTGTCAAATTCCTTTCTTGACTTCTACTCGAAACATGATTCTATAGACAATGCGAAACAACTGTTCGATGAAATGACTTCGTTGGATTGTGTTTCTTACAATGTGATCATCACTGGATTTGCATGGGCTGGAAGATTGAAGGAATCGCTTAATCTCTTCCATGAATTACAGTTGAGTAGCTTTGACCGGAAACAGTTCCCTTTTGCAACAATGCTAAGCCTAGCAGCAAATGAAACTAATCTCAAAATGGGCAGACAAATCCATGCTCAGATTTTAGTGACAGAGGCCAATTCGGATATCCAAGTCAGCAATGCATTGGTCGACATGTATGCAAGATGTGACAGATTTGAAGAAGCTAACGTCATCTTTTCATCTCTCCTCAACAAAAACTCAGTTCCATGGACTGCTATCATCTCAGCATATGTTCAGAAAGGATTCTACAACGAAGCTCTTGATATTTTCAAACAGATGCGTGAATCGCATGTCTATGGAGACCAAGCAACTTTCGCAAGCACGTTAAGAGCTTCTTCAAACCTAACGTCTCTTTCACTAGGTAAACAATTACACTCTTGCATGATTACATCCGGTTGCATCTCAAATGTCTTCTGTGGTAGCTCTCTCCTTGACATGTATGCAAAATGCGGATACATAAAAGACGCAATCCAAGTGTTCGACGAAATGCCCCTTAGAAATATAGTCTCATGGAACACCATGCTAACAGCCTACGCACAAATCGGGGATGGTGAAGCCACAATACGAACCTTTAACGAGTTGGTCAACTCTGGGGTCAAACCCGATTCGGTTAGCTTCCTTGAGGTTCTAACCGGTTGTAGTCATAGTGGGCTCGTTGATGAAGGTCTTGCTTATTTTAAATCCATGACTCAAATTGTTGTGAAAAGAGAACACTATGCATCGATAGTTGATTTGTTGTGTAGATGTGGACTATTTCATGAAGCCGAGAAAATAATGGACGAAATGCCGTTTGACCCAGATGAAATCATGTTGACTTCGGTGTTGAGAGCGTGTAGGGTTTATAAAAATCAAGATTTTGCTAAAAGGATGGCGGATGCTTTATTCAACATGGAGGTTTTAAGAGATGCAGGTGCGTATATCACCATGTCTAGTATATACGCAGAAGCGGGTCAATGGGAAGATGTTAGCAAAGTGAAAAGGGCAATGAAGAATCGTGGGGTTAAGAAGTTACCCGCGTATAGTTGGGTTGAAGTTAACCATGAAGTTCATGTTTTTAGTGCAAATGACCGAATTCACCCTCGAATCGGTGAAATTTGGGAAAAGATTGATGTTTTAGGGAGGAAGATGGAAGAGGAAGGGTATAAGGCGGATACGAGTGTGATTGTTCAAAATGTGAATGAGGATGTTAAGTTGGAATCTTTGAAGTATCATAGTGAGAGGCTTGCGATTGCATTTGCTCTTATTAGTACACCCGAAGGGTCGCGGATTGTGGTGATGAAGAATTTGAGAGCTTGTGTGGATTGTCATAGTGCAATTAAGGTTATTTCTAAAATTGTTGGGAGGGATATTGTGGTGAGGGATTCGAGTAGGTTTCATCATTTTAGAGATGGATATTGTTCATGTGGGGATTATTGGTGATTTTATTTGATTTTCTTGTTCTACCATTGTACATTTATTTCTTCTTGTTATACCGTTGTCCTTTGAAAAATCTATCATTTTATGGGTAACATCATTACTTCGATAAAATGATAGATCTTCTTTAGACATGTCTAACTTATGTAAACAAAAGTTATGATCTTTTGTGAGCATGTTTGATTTATGAGCAAGTGATCTTTCGTACAGATATTTGATTTAatgtattttgtttttaatttgaaaaaaaattgatagTAAAATGTTGTAATAAGAAATAAGCGTCTCATGTAATAACAAGAAAAGTTTTACAAAACTGAAACAATAATATTTTGCCCACCTTAGCAATGCATTACATCAGGAGTTCTAATTTGGACAATCATATGGTATGGCTAAGCCATGATTTTGTTTTAGGGTAATCCAAATAATTTACAAAATATGAACACATAACAAAAATACTTCAACTGGGAACAAAATGTAACACTGTATGATTTTAAAGTAAATTGTCCGTTTAAGTTGCAAGTAATTGATTAAAtaagataataaaaaaatattaatataccAACATGATGAATGAGGAATTCATTATCAAGATTGAAATACAATTTGATATATTCAAAAATTTTTGCAATCGACATGCCACAGATAAATTATTTTCttcatttaagttttaaatgggaTGGACTATGTCACAATTCCCAGCCTTAATGTTTTTATTCAAAAGAAATATATGttctatatataatatatatttcagCTTAAATCTGTATGGGATGTGCTAAGACCCACCATTACATCCATATAGCTCCATCCTTGTCATATGCCATACAAGTTTATTAATCATGTCATCTAAGGTACAACTTGTAAAATTTGTGATATATAATGTCATAATTAAAGGAATAATTCAAAAATATAATAATGTAATAAGAATAAAtgaaagtaaaatgctataaCAATATAACTAAAATACATTGATATTTCTTACATTTATTCTATTATCAGAGTTCAATTTAGACAAAGCCAAATATGGGTCGACTAAtttccagttttttttttttttggttatagTCCGGTTCGATTTTGGTTACAACAACCATATGAGATAGGATTAATGTTATACAtgattaaataaatatttgtTTTTCTATTTAGAAAACTAAGGTTTTAAAAAGAAATGCTATTGAGAATGTAAGCAACTAAAAAATAATCTTCGTAAAATATcattattaaacaaaaataaatagtgtTGATCATTTACAATACTTTATTAAATGCTGATTTCTTatagaaataaaaaagaaaaatgattgttacttggattgagCAGGCCCATTTTACACT
This window encodes:
- the LOC111907645 gene encoding putative pentatricopeptide repeat-containing protein At2g01510 encodes the protein MIIVFPMRLCRSGTTTTTYRKRRWLPFPCSHYTTNTMDATRIKTGFHPNTSRSNFQLKDLVANGQLAQAHQLFDQMPHRNTYSFYTLISGYVNSGNLARARALFDDMPVRTDVSWTILIGGYSKHHQPVGAFKLYAEMCRWGTPPDDVTFTTLFSCCNETLMTKAITQVHSHVIKLGFNYTLKVCNSLLDAYCKTGTLELANRVFTEMLTRDSVTFNAMITGYSNEGLNNQAINLFIEMQNSGMIPSEYTFAAVICATMGLNDVPLGLQFHTLVIKSNFIWNIFVSNSFLDFYSKHDSIDNAKQLFDEMTSLDCVSYNVIITGFAWAGRLKESLNLFHELQLSSFDRKQFPFATMLSLAANETNLKMGRQIHAQILVTEANSDIQVSNALVDMYARCDRFEEANVIFSSLLNKNSVPWTAIISAYVQKGFYNEALDIFKQMRESHVYGDQATFASTLRASSNLTSLSLGKQLHSCMITSGCISNVFCGSSLLDMYAKCGYIKDAIQVFDEMPLRNIVSWNTMLTAYAQIGDGEATIRTFNELVNSGVKPDSVSFLEVLTGCSHSGLVDEGLAYFKSMTQIVVKREHYASIVDLLCRCGLFHEAEKIMDEMPFDPDEIMLTSVLRACRVYKNQDFAKRMADALFNMEVLRDAGAYITMSSIYAEAGQWEDVSKVKRAMKNRGVKKLPAYSWVEVNHEVHVFSANDRIHPRIGEIWEKIDVLGRKMEEEGYKADTSVIVQNVNEDVKLESLKYHSERLAIAFALISTPEGSRIVVMKNLRACVDCHSAIKVISKIVGRDIVVRDSSRFHHFRDGYCSCGDYW